The genomic DNA TATTTACACCAAATTTTAAGGAGTcttaatgaaattaaccctaatCCATATGTTATCCCAGTATTAAGCAATCGGGtgtgtttaaaatattatattttgtaatttttattaaatcaagtgggtctttttaaaatatatagtgCCGGCATCACTAACCAATTGGATGTTCTTAAAATATGTCTTTCTTAGGTTTAttgagtattttaaaaatatggagtGTTGGGATCACTAACCCATTGACTGTTCctaaaatataatgtttttgtcattttcattaCTCACGTTGAAAATTTCAACTACACATGGTTTGTCCCATCAATGTTGAAAATTTCACCTACATGTATGATATTCTATAGTTTACTTCACTAAACTATAtgtattaatttctttaaaaagaatattCTTTATTTCGATGTCCACCTTATTTTCTGGAACCGCAATTCATTAAGCTTGAAAagtcagatttttttttatattaaaaattgtagCGAAGACTtggggatttaaaaaaaaaaaattaaatattggtaAAACTTACAAGTTGCTTTAGAGTTGACTTTTTTaaacttatcattttttttaaaataattttagaatgcatttgataataatttttaaaaatatttttaattttttaatatttaaaaaataaaaattttcaaatattaaaaatattagaaatgcttCTTCAAATCTCTaccaaacttttattttaattaaaaaatataatatttttttactattatcttaataaaaaaaaaataaaaaaaaaaactcctttgTATCTTTTCAATTCTTAACTTTATTATAatactcaaattttttttatacaaatttaaaaattaagtttatttttacaattttaaagaagttttattgtaaaaactaattacattattttatttttataaaaatgagaaatatatttattataaattagtaaagttctcatttaaaaaaattgaatatgagTGAAATAGGTCTTgtttttcactaatttttttttcaagaaattttagaccttaaaattttcttatgaattGATTACAATCACACATTCTTTCTTAATTGACGTGTAATATTGTTGTCCTCCAATTATTCTCTCTCTAAACATGAACTctctataaagaaaaataaaaactcttataaaaaaagGTCTAAACTTATCTTATTATCTCAAAAAGtactttaaaaatttaaggtaCTAAGGGTCTAGTTGacaatgtttttcaaaatttgttttcaaaaaataaaataaaataaaaaatgttttttaaaaacaaggtttaaaaaacatgatcaaacaaactcatgttttcttttattttaaaaaatggtgaaattaatttttacttgttatctacttcattttatttttaaaaattgttttaaaataataatggttaaatagtgttagaaatttttaaaagcattttttttattttgaaaaacaaaaaactatttttaaattatacgaccaaacaagttataaaataactcaaaattttaaaatagagttttttgtgttttatataaaagttaagtGTATTCAAACAATACTAtttcctttgaaaataaaaacggaaaattatttaaacaaatcaGCCTTAATATTTAACTTGATTAAGATGTGACTGAAGCCAATAATCATGAAAATATTACTTagattcataaattaaataatttatatttatatctacTGTTGAATTACCAACCTTATGACCCtgtaagataataaataataaattattaattctgTTGTAAATGAAGCGGTGATTGAACATCACATTAACTAATtgtagaattaaattttaaaattaaaaattcatttatgaatTTCCATTTACTCGTGAGCAATGGAAGTCATCTGCGGAAAGCTTATAAAAAGCTCCTCCTATTTTGTACCGGGGACACATCCATCTCTCATTCTCTGCTTCTTCTCTTCTCTGAATTCTCTTTTATAACTTACTTTGTTTCTCGTTACAAATATTTGTAACAGGATGTGGTCGATGTTGGGACGCTTACAAGTCAACCGAATGTGTTTCACCGGTGCGTTGCCATTCACTTCTTCAACAATGAGTCTTAATAATGAATTCGCAAAATTCGTTACGACTAAGAAACGTAAGTTAGATGAGAACGAATTAGAGAGCCTGAATACAGAATCTCTCATTGGACCTCCACCAACCCCACTAAGAGTTCAGAGAGAACGTCGTCGAGGTTCGTTACTCTTTATCTCTATTCTTAGAGCTCGGATGCCTTCTTGGATCACCCTGTCAATTCCTTGCTTGCAGATTAAAGGAGGAAAAAAGTAGATGAAACGATGAGTATCAATCACCACATAtaacttaattaaataatttgaccTGGAACATCTAACAAGTATGCTGATAATTAAATCATTTGGTGTCTGGGTTTGGTGCAGAAGCCACAGCGTGCCTCCAACTCCAAATGAATTGGGAAATGGTTTTTACGCTCACATTTTATAGCCCAAACCTCACCAGTTTTTCATGTGACACTTGTCAAAATGCATATTGGTTTGCTTACGCAGGTGATGGCGAGAATTCCAGCAGTCCAAACCAAGATGCAACTCATGCAGTTCTGCTGGATCTGCAAATGGCCCACAGATTGTTCGAGCGCCCTCTAACCAAGAAGCAATTTGACAAGCTCAAGGATGATCTACAGCCATCTCTTCAAATTCGCCTGAAGCAACTATTAGAATCCCAACAAGCGTGCGAAGATGTTCTTGAAATGGCTGATTCGGCGTATGTGTTGATgcttttaaattcttcaaatccCAAGGGCGAGGAAGCTAGAAGGGCAATAATGTTGTTCCAAGAAGGGGAGAGACTGATAACCGATGGTCAACACCTGTTAAAATCTGCCTTTCCCGACGTGTTTACTACCACCGACTGATATGGCCGGCCATCCAGTCCCGCACGCTAGTAATTCCTGAATCTCCCAATAACAACTTTTACTTCTCACTTCTCTTAAATTCTTCAAATCGCAACTAGGAAGCAGTTGGCGAGAACTCTGTCAGGCAATAATGTTGTTGCAAGAAGATACATGATATTTTTACGGCTTTCTTATGAAATATTTGTGAAATTGGCAGAAGTAAGTAGGATTTGGATTTATGCAATTTAGGAAATGATACGTTGGAAATTGCCTTTACGACTTCGTTGTAAATTCTACTGTTTGGCcgatttcaaatttttagcAATCAAACCCTTGTCTTTCGAAAAGACAACTTCCTGtttaagtaataaaatattctaaatttgaaaataaaatctcatTTGCGCTATTTTACGGATTTTCCAAGTTCCAAGTAAACATCActcaatcatatatatatatatataatcaaataaataaataaataaatatttctatcaaaagaatatttaatatctttttGTCACATTCtgtaaaaacaaattataagtaTTTGTTTGATAAAGATAAGGAGTAAGAATGAACACTTTATTCTTATCTCATCAATTCTCGTATTTTGATAACTTAAGTAACAATCATGATAGAATCAAGAATTATTCCAAAATGAGATTTCATTTCACCCCAAGAAGTGGTATTTGGATTCCCTagtgtaaattatttttaaaaatattttaaaaaattaaaaataaaataattggataaattatttttaaaaataattttttattttaattttgtaaaaagaaaattgtaaattaaatttacataatACGAAATAAATTCAATCTaggttttgttaaaaaaataattgagtaattataaataaattaaaatatgaatagtaatattatgatataatcataaattgtagttttatataaatattataaaataacacctttataattgatttattttgttaaaaaaaataatttaaatttaataattatagtataaaattattgaacttattactttgtttttaaaaattgtttctcaaTAACAACTACCAAAAAGaagtattaattttaaaaacaattttgcttttaaatcacaaatctaaatagatttttattattgaacaaaaaaaaaaaaaaaactcttcaagacgtttttttaaataaaaaaaaaaattattttaaactatgtataacataagaattttcttaaaaattaaaataaaatattattttaaattatatatacaaatattaccattttcattcttattcacAATGTTacttaatattgaaataaaaacaaataattatttcaatcctatcataatataatggaaatagatattttgtttttattcatttttcaattctTATATTTGAATGCAGTTAGGAatgtaaaattgaaaagattatttgttttcatttcaataCTCAGtaacaatagaaaaataaaaggaaaaaataaattaataataacatcTTTACACctagtttaaataaatttttatttttattattaaaaaacatgagttaagatatttttttggtgaaataataatattaaaaaaataattaaggtagcaaaaaattcttattatctcaaaatttgaaaattttagaataattttcaagaacATCCACAAATCTAACCGTTTATAGAtgcttatttaatttattatttttatttgttttaacttTCCCATCATCtggctatatttgattttaaaacattgaGGAAGCAAATGTAAAGAAAAGaacatagaaagaaaaaattaaaaataaattaaaattagataaattactttcttattctatttcaaattcatttcacaaggattaaataacttaaatatatatatataattttaattatattttattttattttctatttttgtaaaatcaaatttgaaaaaattattctacataaaaaaaaaaaatgaaacataacTTAATAATGAAGCACAAACCTATTTTTGTGTTACAAATACATACATACAAATAGATAGAATCAATTGTCTTAAAAATTAGCATATTGCATAACAAGAATGAACCGCTGAAATTTGAGTAGAGACTTAAAAGATTTGATTATCAACCATTAATAAAAGGATAatccttaataaattaaaattgtagaTTGCTGGTAGAAGATTAAAGGATTTGATTATCAACCATTAATCAAAGCATCATCcttcataaattaaaactatattaattaatcatgtcaatcttgtttggataaatttcttatttttttagtttttttaaaaaatatattagtaattcacaatgttttcaaaatcggaccggtcattgaaccggaaaagttatcaatcattgaatcgaaaaagttatcggttcacgGTTCATTGGTCGGATTGgtggtgatgtcataaatatataatttataaattattaaaatttaaaataattataaaaataaaaataataatttatatattattcaaaaatcagaaaattagtttcaattttaaaattaaaaattcatttttaaataaaaaacttactttaaaatcagaaatttatttaaaattataatttttttattaatttaaattaaaattataagttttaaacatgaagtaaaaaataataaatataaaaataaataaataatagtgagatgaggtaaaaaataattttaaaaaaaatatggaagaaaGGATGAGGCAGTCCGATAAAAAGGGAAAcagtttttcactttttctagtGTGGGTTCCAGTGGGATCGCTGGGAAGAGGTCCAGCAACACATGGTGGGGGGATGGGTTCCAACGGGCAAAAACTGGAAGTTTTTCCAGCACGGGGATTCCAATGGGGTTGTGGGGATCTTGCCGAGGGGATGGTTCGCCCTTGGGACCACCAGTTTAATAGGTCCAATCCGACCACTTCCCGATCCAATTGATCGAATTGGACCGAAACCGTGACTGGTCGACAGTCGGACCAGTCAGCCAATcgagtttttaaaaccatggtaaTTCATGTATAAATCaaagaaacttatttttttttaaaaaaatagtttttttttgttatatccttaaaacttgttatcaaatttttttaatatgatgcagtatatttttcaaaatatttattttttagaaaaaatttaaaatttattatttttagaataaatttttattgcttatataaaatttcttataGATTCTataactttctatttttagcAATAGAAATATAAATGGTACTCAAATGACACTTTaacaatttgattatttaaaaaaaaaaaacttgaatttaGCATTCATTTCAATatacttcttgttttttgttttaaaaattaaaaaataatagtacaaatatttttagaagtttatattgaaaatataataattttaaaaactgtgtcaaaattttttaactatcttaaatttaaatttttaaaaaatacaaggtaaatctaaaaaaattaagggtaGCACACAAATACTTGATGagtctttttaaaatataatgtcTTAATCGTTGACCATTACTTTAGTGggtctttttaaaatatacagtGTCGGCATCAATTGAGTGTTTCTAAAATATAATGTCtatgtaatttttattaaatttagtgggttttttttaagaatatatatatactatatatGCATCACTAACCAATTGGGTGTTTGTAAAATACGAGGTctttgtcatttattttaaggttagtgggtcttttaaaaatatatttgcatCAATTGAAATATATACTATTTGCTTTATTGACCAATTGGGTGTTTGTAAAATACAAAGTctttgtcatttattttaagtttagtgggtcttttaaaaatatatttacatctATTGAAATATATACTATTTGCATCATTGACGTGTTTGTAAAATACAAAGTCTTCgtcatttattttaagtttagtgggtcttttaaaaatatatttgcatCAATTGAAATATGTATTATTCACATCATCGACCAATTAGGTGTTTGTAAAATACAAAGTctttgtcatttattttaagtttagtgagtctttttaaaatatatctacatcaattaaaatatatattatttgtatcATTGACCAATTGGGTGTTTGTAAAATACAAAGtcttttgtcatttattttaagtttaatgagtctttttaaaatatatctgcATCGattgaaatatataatatttgcaTTATTGATCAATTGGGTGTTTGTAAAATACAAAgtctttcttatttattttaagtttagtgagtctttttaaaatatatagtgTCCACATGACTAACCAATTGGGTGGTTCTAAAATACAATGTTTTGATGGTGTTACTAAAACATAATGTTCGTTTTTTGGGTTAAGTTTGGTGAgtgcttttaaaatatatggTGTTTGCATTACTAAtctaaaatataatgtttttgtcattttctttatcatctTTAAAACGTCACCTACATATGGTTTGTCCTTACTCATCGGTGTTGAAAATTTCAGCTACACATGGTTTGTCCTTACTCATTGGTGTTGAAAATCTCACCAACGCATGTGCATTTctcatatatgatattatatagTTTACTTCATTAAactatatgtattatttttttttaaatacagaCTTTATCTAGTTGGcctttttaatcttaaatttgattCTCTCCATCAAGTGGagttatttgaaatgaaatctCTATTTAGTGTAACCCCAGTCCTTAGAAATATAATttcctctttaaaaaaaaatcaaaaataaataaataaataaaacaaattttttctcttcaaaatatctcaaaaaatttaaaaattttaaaatcttatcattgaAGTATAACTATTGAattcttaaatatgaaaaacatttcGTATCATCTAAGGTTTAAAACATTgggttttattttatacttaaaGTCTAAAAATGGTATATAATGACATTGCATACACAAATTTCTCTTGAATTGTTTTGGATCTCGGCATGTTTTAAGCTTCGGCTTAAGCTTTGACATATCTTAAACTAGCGTGCCTTGATTTAGATTAACTTGCATTTAACTCAATCTATTTTTACCAAAGATATGAATGTTTAATCTTAGATTGAAGATGTCTCACTAAGCTAAGAGAGTTAAAAAGACATCTCcctttatatgtttatataggTTTAAAAAGACATACTTGGATAAGTATTATTTCTCAACTACCGTTAGAATTTAGTAGGATATAAGAGATATTTGGATagtttaacatttaaaatataattctttgATTAAGGATTAATATTTATGGAACCAAGTATATGTTTATGCATTAATTTCTTGGAAGTCTTGCAATGTAACCAAAATAATAagcaaaatataaacaaaatttttattaaaactaataaattatgGAGATATAATCTTTGTGTCAACatgcttttataaaaaaatatgtccttttgatgtttttactttgatcacaatttggaagatgatgaaaatatttttttaattttaaagataaatcgATGgtctctaaatttatttattagaagaCGAAGATTGCGTGTGTAGTACTTTTGTTATTAATTGAACTTgtaaaaaattttcttctttgtataACTTTTTTCTAATGTAGAGTCATGCAAAAAATCTCCCTATTAAAGGAAGTCATTCCTGTTTaaggtaatgaaattaaaatttaaaatttctcaaGATTTAGTTATTCGATTCAAAGAATTTGattcattgattttaataatttttcttcattaaagAAATTTACCAACaatagaatatttatttttttattctcttttgacttcaattgaaatatttattttctttaaaaatttgttaagagaatatttaattttttttttggataacaatagggagattttattttattttttttaaaagaaaattgacaaCAAGAAGtgaaattttagtataaaaatacaTTGACAAAAATccttattttatgtaattaaagataaaaaaataaaaaatttataaaattttaaaatttatttattagtctTTATTTTAAGCTAATAGTCAAGTCAcccaaataaacaaaatttcatcTAAATATATTGGTGATATTGAGACCGCGAATATGGCAACGGGTTTTATGACAC from Vitis riparia cultivar Riparia Gloire de Montpellier isolate 1030 chromosome 8, EGFV_Vit.rip_1.0, whole genome shotgun sequence includes the following:
- the LOC117920928 gene encoding uncharacterized protein LOC117920928, which encodes MWSMLGRLQVNRMCFTGALPFTSSTMSLNNEFAKFVTTKKRKLDENELESLNTESLIGPPPTPLRVQRERRRGDGENSSSPNQDATHAVLLDLQMAHRLFERPLTKKQFDKLKDDLQPSLQIRLKQLLESQQACEDVLEMADSAYVLMLLNSSNPKGEEARRAIMLFQEGERLITDGQHLLKSAFPDVFTTTD